The proteins below come from a single Chlorogloeopsis sp. ULAP01 genomic window:
- a CDS encoding NAD(P)-dependent oxidoreductase: MNFKNKSLLITGIGKFVGLRAAERAIAQGMKVSGLQSSADKAKKAQNLGAKVIIGSITNPAITESACQGIDIVLHTDEIAKEGGSVEEFREVNVGGTLNIAKAAKSSGVKTFIYISSALVYGFNYPDRVTEDGPLSGENNPYCQTKIEAEKALLELNDPSNFGVIIIRPGDVYGPGSIPWIVRPLLLMRQKLFAYANDGQGVINHLYIDNLIDAIFLALEKETYGEIFNITDGQETSWKEYFTYLAETAGLPAPFSLPKDELKLFLKLRYQGQKLFRKQADILPEVVDFMTRPYAYSIDKAQKILNYQPTINLQEGMQLTQEWLKKTDLKKMMP, encoded by the coding sequence TTCTCATTACTGGAATTGGCAAATTTGTAGGCTTACGTGCTGCTGAAAGAGCTATCGCACAAGGAATGAAAGTCTCTGGGCTACAAAGTTCAGCAGATAAAGCGAAAAAAGCACAGAACTTGGGTGCTAAAGTGATAATTGGTAGTATCACAAATCCTGCTATTACTGAGTCAGCCTGCCAAGGAATAGATATTGTTTTACATACAGATGAAATTGCCAAAGAAGGTGGTTCAGTAGAAGAATTTCGTGAGGTAAATGTTGGTGGAACTCTTAACATTGCTAAAGCAGCCAAGAGTAGTGGTGTTAAAACCTTCATTTATATTTCAAGTGCCTTAGTCTATGGCTTTAACTATCCCGATCGCGTGACAGAAGACGGGCCACTTTCAGGCGAAAATAATCCTTACTGTCAAACAAAAATAGAAGCCGAAAAAGCTCTTTTAGAACTTAACGATCCATCCAATTTTGGCGTTATTATCATTAGACCAGGTGATGTTTACGGCCCTGGAAGTATTCCTTGGATTGTTCGACCATTATTGTTAATGCGGCAAAAATTATTTGCTTATGCTAATGATGGGCAAGGAGTAATCAATCACCTATATATTGACAATCTCATTGATGCTATATTTCTCGCTCTAGAAAAAGAAACTTACGGAGAAATTTTTAATATTACTGACGGGCAAGAAACTTCCTGGAAGGAATATTTTACTTATTTAGCAGAAACAGCTGGTTTACCAGCACCATTTTCTTTACCAAAAGATGAACTTAAATTATTCCTTAAACTGCGCTATCAAGGTCAAAAACTATTTCGCAAACAAGCCGATATTTTACCAGAAGTAGTAGACTTCATGACTCGTCCTTATGCTTATTCAATAGATAAAGCTCAGAAAATATTGAATTATCAACCAACAATTAACTTACAAGAAGGAATGCAGCTAACTCAAGAGTGGCTGAAGAAAACTGACCTCAAAAAAATGATGCCCTAG
- a CDS encoding DUF2141 domain-containing protein encodes MLLKVSKIAYLLLPALLSMSFGCKVNAEPTSTLTVVVKGIKHQKGQICIRVFSSEKGFPLGSSGEVKSGCTQIAGNYVKKQFTGLKPGTYAVAVVDDQNGDYKLDRDFLGIPKEGFGISKNPTVSLITGTPKFSDASFSLQKNKTINIFMKYGLDP; translated from the coding sequence ATGTTACTGAAAGTCTCTAAGATTGCCTATTTGTTACTGCCTGCTTTACTGAGCATGAGTTTTGGTTGCAAAGTCAATGCAGAGCCAACATCTACACTAACTGTAGTAGTAAAAGGTATAAAACATCAAAAAGGACAGATTTGCATTCGAGTTTTTTCAAGTGAGAAAGGATTTCCTTTAGGTAGTAGCGGCGAAGTAAAAAGTGGCTGTACTCAAATTGCTGGGAATTATGTGAAAAAACAATTTACTGGTTTGAAACCAGGAACTTATGCAGTTGCTGTTGTTGATGATCAAAACGGAGATTACAAACTCGACAGAGACTTTTTAGGTATTCCCAAAGAAGGATTTGGTATTTCCAAAAATCCAACTGTTTCACTCATAACTGGTACGCCAAAGTTTAGCGATGCCAGTTTTTCATTGCAAAAAAATAAAACAATCAACATTTTCATGAAATATGGACTCGATCCATAA